TCATCAAAGTGAAGTTGGCCGGTATCTGTGGTACCGATTTACATATATTTAAGTGGGACAATTGGTCAAAAAACCGGATAAAACTTCCACTTATAATAGGCCATGAATTTGTTGGGGAAATTGTAGATATAGGTTCTAACGTAAAACATTTAAGAAAGGGCCAAAGGGTTTCAGGTGAAGGACACATTACTTGTGGACACTGCCGGTATTGTCAAAACGGAAGAGGACATATATGCCAGGATGTAAAAATTATAGGGGTAGACATGGACGGCTGTTTTGCTGAATATATAAGTATACCGGCAAGAAACATCTGGCCGGTTCACGAGGCCATACCCGATAGGTATGCCGCACTATTCGACCCATTGGGCAATGCAATGCACACAGTGATGACACAACCTGTTGCCATGAAAACAATTTTAATAACCGGCGCAGGCGCAATAGGACTTTTTGCCATAACTATTGCCAAGGTCAATGGTGCGGAAAAAATTATTGTTGTGGAGCCGAATTCCTTTAAAAGAGAGCTGGCGGTTAAAGTAGGGGCGGATTTTGTATTTGATTCATCTGATGATGATATTAAAGAAAAGATAATGGATATTACTGAAGGAAACGGGCCTGATATATTTCTTGAAATGAGCGGAAACCCAGGAGCTTTACGCATGGGTTTGGACTTATTGAGTAATGGAGGTACGGCAAGCCTTCTAGGCATTCCTGAAAGGGAAGTTCCCATAAACATCGCAAATGAAATAATTTTTAAAGGCATTACAATACATGGAATAGTAGGAAGACGTATGTTTGAGACCTGGTACCAATGTCAAAGTTTTTTATTAAGAGACGGAAAATCTATTGACCCTGTAGTAACCCATACTGTTTCAATAGACAATATAGAGGATGGGTTTCACATAATGGAGAATAACATGGCTGGAAAAGTAGTAGTGGAAATTGGCAATTAAGTGAATATTACGTATTACGAGTTCCGGTATATCTAATGTGTGTCATGTACAGCTAATGTTTGCCCGATACACTATGTTACTTAATATAGATAAAATATTTAGGGGGGATTTATAAGACATGAGTAAAGAATTTTATAACAACCTGGAAGAGGAACTAAAAAGGTTAAAGGAAGAAGGCACTTACAAAAAGCTGCGCTATTTACAATCTCCTTTATCAAGCAGGACGAAGGTAGAGGGGCTTGGGAATGTTATAGCATTGTGTTCCAACAATTATCTTGGGCTTGCAGATAAATCCGAGATTATTGAAGCAGGTATTAGTGCTCTTAAGAAATACGGAGCGGGGGCTGCAAGTGTGCGTTTTATATGCGGTACTTATGATATTCATAGGGAACTTGAGGGAAAAATAGCCAGGTTCCTCGGAACAGAAGCGGCTCTTACCTATACTTCATGCTGGGCTGCAAATACAGCTGTAATTCCTGCACTTCTAAAGCCTGGTGATACTGTAATATCTGACGAACTGAACCATGCAAGCATTATTGATGGGTGCAGGCTGGCGGGAAGAGAAGTAAAAAGGTTGATTTATAAGCATTCCAACATGGAATCCCTTGAGGGAAAACTGAAAGAAGCGGGAGAAAAGGGTACAAAGCTTATTGTAACAGATGGGGTATTCTCTATGGAAGGGGATATAGCCCTTTTAAGGGATATTTCAGAATTGGCCGAAAAGTATGGAGCAATAGTTATGGTTGACGACTCCCATGCCACGGGAGTTATCGGGAAAACGGGTAGAGGCACCGAGGAATACTATAATATGATTGGTAAGGTAGATGTTATTACAGGAACCTTCGGTAAAGCACTGGGAGGGGCAGGAGGTGGATTTATTGCAGGCAGAAAATCCGTAATTGATATATGTACCCAACGTTCAAGACCGCACCTTTTCTCCAATTCATTGCCTCCAGTACTGGCTGCTATAGCAATTGCTGCCCTGAATTATTTGGAGGCAAATCCCGGTATAATTGAATCTTTGCACAAAAAAACAAATTATTTTCGGAATAAACTGAAAGAAGCAGGACTAAACCCTCTTGAAGGCGATAGCGCTATTATCCCCATAATAATAGGTGATACTGCTAAAGCCATAAGGATTGCTGATGATATGTTAAAGAGAGGGGTTTATGCAATAGGCTTTGGATATCCGATAGTACCTGAAGGTACGGCGAGAATTAGAATACAGGTTTCCGATGCCCTTTCATATACCGATATGGACTATGCGATAGATGTAATTAAAGAGTCAGTGAGAGGATATTGAACTTTTATTGCTTCCCCTAATCAAAAACATAACTTTGATTCGCAATGTTTGGAAAAGATTCGCAGTATTAAGCAAATTATAAATCAAAGAGTTACAAAAATTTACTGGCATTTTTTTATAAGTTTATATATAATATATTATATAAATAAATTATAAAATTTGAAAGCATAAATTAAAAGTACAAATTAATAATGTTTGGATGAAAGGTATAGGAGATACTCATGCAAAACCCATTCAAAAGTTTTGTATGAGAGCCGAAGGAGCAAGCTGTAAATAGAAATATTATCGGTGAAACTCTCAGGCAAAAGGACTGTACCCGGACAAAACTCTGAAAAGCTAATGTAAGTTAGCACCGAAGGAGCAACATTCCACTTTTGGAGGGATGGAATCTCTCAGGTAGAAAAACAGGGGGAAGATAGTTTATAGAGCTGTCTTCCCTTTAATTTTTGAAAACGGCGGTGAGTGTCGGATTATTCGGATTATTATGAAAACAGGGATAAGGAGGTGTAGTATTGAAAAAGACGGTCTTATATGAAACACACTGCAGTCTCGGCGGCAAAATGGTTGAGTTTGCAGGGTGGGCTTTACCTGTGCAGTATTCAGGAATTATTGAAGAGCATGAAAGAGTAAGAAATGCCGCAGGGTTGTTTGATGTTTCCCACATGGGTGAGATTATGATAGGGGGACCGGATGCCGAAAAATTTGTTCAAAAGATAGTTACTAATAATGTTAAAGATATGGATACAGGCAGGGTGCAATATTCACCAATGTGTTATCCTGATGGCGGCATAGTTGACGACATATTAATATATAAGTTTGCAGATACTAAATATTTTCTGGTAGTCAATGCATCTAATGCCGATAAGGATTTCAAATGGATGAAAGACAACATTGAAGGAAAAGTGGAAATCAGGGATGTCTCAAATGAGTATGCCCAATTGGCACTCCAGGGGCCAAAGGCTCAAAAAATCCTAAAAATGTTGACCGACTTTTCATTAGAGGCTATAAAACCTTTCCGTTTTGAGCAAAAGGTAGTTATAGCCGGGGTGGACACCATAGTATCAAGGACGGGGTATACAGGCGAAGATGGATTTGAATTATACATACGGCCCCAAAATGCAGAACACGTCTGGGATAGAATAATTGAGGCAGGAAAAACGGAAGGCCTTGTACCTGCAGGATTGGGAGCAAGGGATACTTTGCGGTTTGAAGCGGCGCTACCTCTTTATGGGCAGGAAATATCAGAAGATATAACACCTATTGAAGCAGGCTTAGAAAGATTTGTAAAATTTGATAAAGGCGATTTTATAGGTAGAGATGCACTTTTAAAGCAGAAAGAAAAAGGGCCTGACAGAAAGCTGGTAGGATTTGAGATGATCGATAGAGGAGTTCCTAGAAGCCACTATATTGTCCAAGTTGGGAGCATGGAAATTGGTTTTGTTACTTCCGGGAATTTTTCACCGACTTTGAAGAAAAATATTGGTATAGCATTGTTGAAAAAGGAATATTGTGAAATAGGTACAGATATTGAAATTGTTATAAGAAATAAGGCTATGAAAGCCAGGGTAATCAAATTACCATTTTATTCTAAAAAAAGGAGGATAAGCTTATGAATATTGAAAAGGGTTTAAAGTATTCAAAAGAACATGAATGGGTAAGAGTTGAAGGTAATAGAGCATATATAGGTATTACCGACTATGCCCAGAATGCATTGGGAGACGTTGTTTTTGTTGAGCTGCCTGAAACCGGAGCTGACCTGGAAACAGGGGATACTCTTGGGGTGGTTGAGTCAGTTAAAGCAGCATCGGATATTTATACACCCGTTTCAGGGACAGTGGTGGAAGTAAATGATGAATTAAGTGAAAGTCCCGAAAAAATTAATGAGAGCCCTTATGAAGCCTGGATAGCAGTAATTGAATTAAATGATTTTTCACAGCTTGATGATTTAATGGACGAATACGAATATGAACAGTTCTGCTCAAAGGAGGGTTAAAATTGTCAAAGTATATATCAAGGTATATACCTAATACCTTGGAGCAGCATGAAAGTATTTTAGAGGATATAAAAAAGGAATCGCTGGATGATCTTTTTAAAGACATACCTGAATCACTAAAACAAAAAGGAAGGCTAAATATTCCTGAAGCCATGTCTGAATTGGAGCTCACAAAACATATGGAAGGGCTGGCAACAAAAAATGCAAGTACCGATGAGTATATATGCTTTTTGGGAGCTGGAGCTTATGACCACTATATACCAAGTGTTATAAAACATATGCTTATGAGGGGAGAGTTTTATACAGCCTATACTCCTTATCAACCTGAAATAAGCCAGGGCACGCTTCAAGCTATATTCGAATACCAGACCATGATTTGTGAACTTACAGGGATGGATGTGTCAAATGCATCCATGTACGATGGAGCTACTGCAGCAGCTGAAGCAGTCTTATTAGCCTGTAACTTAAAAAGAAGAAAAAAGGCATTGGCGTCAAAAAGCCTTCATCCTGAATTTAGAGAGGTTATAAAAACATATGCTGCTTTTAATGGAATTGAAATTGAAGAAGTTGAGTTTAAAGACGGAATTACTGATGTGAATGACCTGGAAAACAAGTTTACAAAAGACACTGCAGCTTTTGTTGTACAAAACCCAAACTTTTTTGGTGCAATTGAGAAAATGGAAGATGTAAGTAGAATAACCAAAGTAAGCGGCGGGCTATTTATAGTAGTGGTTGACCCTGTTTCTCTTGCAGTTTTAAAGCCGCCTGCAGAATTTGATGCAGACATTGTTATTGGTGAAGGCCAGGCTTTAGGGAATCCTTTGAGCTTTGGAGGGCCTTATCTGGGCTTTTTTGCAGTAACAAAAGACCTAATGAGGAGAATGCCGGGAAGAATTGTGGGACAGACTACCGATGTTTACGGGAACAGAGGGTTTGTTCTTACCATGCAGACGAGAGAACAGCATATACGAAGGGAAAAGGCGACATCCAATATTTGCACTAATCAGGCATTAAATGCATTAGCAGCCACAATTTACTTAACTATAATGGGAAAGAAGGGTCTGAAGGAGGTAGCAAATCTTTGTATTCAAAAATCCCATTATACTCTTGAAAAACTAATAGAAACGGGTAAATTTACCCCTGCCTTTACTGCGCCTTTCTTCAAGGAATTTGTTGTAAGGATAAAGGATGAAACATTCACTATACAAGAACTCAATAAAAAATTACTTAAGGAAAAGATTATAGGCGGATATGAACTGGGCAAAAACTACGCGGCTCTAAAAGATGCATGGTTAATTGCTGTGACTGAGAAAAGGACTAAGGAAGAGATTGACAGATTAGGGGGGTTAATATGAAAGAAAAAGCTTTGATTTTTGAAGTAAGTAGGCCTGGACGTATAGCGTATTCATTACCTGCCTGTGATGTTCCCCAAAAAGAGATGGGACAGTTGATTCCGCCTGAGTATTTGCGTGAAAGAGATTTTGAATTACCGGAAGTAAGCGAAGTTGATGTAGTAAGGCATTTTGTGGCGCTTTCGAGGTTAAATTATGGAGTTGATACAGGCTTTTATCCCCTCGGTTCATGCACCATGAAATATAATCCAAAGATTAATGAGGATTTAGCAACTTTGAAAGGTTTTACATCAGTGCACCCTTACCAATCTGAAGATACTGTCCAGGGGTGCCTGGAAATCATATATAAGACAGGGGAAATGCTGGCGGAAATTACCGGAATGGAAAAAGTCTCCTTGCAACCGGCAGCCGGAGCCCATGGAGAATTAACGGGGTTAATGATAATAAAGGCATATCATAAGCATAATGGAGATATAAAACGTAAAAAGATTCTTGTACCTGATTCAGCCCATGGTACCAATCCCGCATCTGCAGCTTTTGCAGGCTTTGAAGTGCTACAGGTAGAGTCTGATGAAAAAGGCAATGTAGACATAAATGCGCTTAAATCTCTTATGGGAGATGATATAGCAGGGCTTATGCTTACTAATCCAAACACATTGGGGCTTTTTGAAGAGAAAATTAAGGAGATTGCGGATATAGTCCATGGTGCAGGAGGGCTTCTTTATTATGATGGGGCTAATACAAATGCTATTTTAGGGATTACCCGCCCGGGAGACATGGGATTTGATATTGTACATTTAAATCTCCATAAAACCTTCAGTACCCCTCACGGTGGAGGAGGACCCGGATCAGGGCCTATAGGGGTTGTAAGCAAGCTTGTTCCTTTTTTACCTCTCCCTGTAATTGAGTTTAAGGAGGGCAGGTACTATTTTGACTATGACAGGCCTTTATCTATAGGTAAAATAAAATCATTTTACGGTAATTTCCTAGTTGCGGTAAAAACATATGCATATATTTTATCCATGGGACCTGACGGTTTAAAAAGGGCATCGGAAACGGCGGTTTTAAATGCAAATTATGTAATGGAAAAATTAAAAGAATATTATACACTTCCATACCACCGGCCCTGTATGCACGAATTTGTAATTTCAGCGCAAAAGCAAAAAGAGTTTGGAGTATCAGCTCTTGATATAGCAAAGCGACTTATGGATTATGGGTTTCATCCGCCTACCGTTTATTTCCCTTTGATAGTTAAAGAGGCGTTAATGATAGAACCTACTGAAACTGAAAGCAGGGAGACTCTTGATAGATTTATTGAAGCAATGATAAGTATAGCAAAAGAAGCAGAAAACAACCCTGAAATAGTGAAAAAAGCACCTCATAATACACCCATCGGCAGGCTTGATGAAATTAAGGCAGCCCGGGAACCGGTATTAAGGTGGAAAAGAAAAGAATGAACATGAATTAAACTACCTACCACTGAAGTGACACGTTTGCACGACGCCTGCATTTACTTTAGTCTACTTTAGTCGAAAGTATAACCCCTACACCTTAATGCAGGCGTCGTTAAGTCAAGGACTGTTGTTACGAGCCCTAGAGGCTGCAAATTGTATAGTGCCCTTTTCATAAAAGTTTATACCATATACTTTTTAATTTCTTCACAGAAAACATCGCAGTCGTCGGTATGAGCTTCGACTTTAATAGGTT
This portion of the Bacillota bacterium genome encodes:
- a CDS encoding glycine C-acetyltransferase, with amino-acid sequence MSKEFYNNLEEELKRLKEEGTYKKLRYLQSPLSSRTKVEGLGNVIALCSNNYLGLADKSEIIEAGISALKKYGAGAASVRFICGTYDIHRELEGKIARFLGTEAALTYTSCWAANTAVIPALLKPGDTVISDELNHASIIDGCRLAGREVKRLIYKHSNMESLEGKLKEAGEKGTKLIVTDGVFSMEGDIALLRDISELAEKYGAIVMVDDSHATGVIGKTGRGTEEYYNMIGKVDVITGTFGKALGGAGGGFIAGRKSVIDICTQRSRPHLFSNSLPPVLAAIAIAALNYLEANPGIIESLHKKTNYFRNKLKEAGLNPLEGDSAIIPIIIGDTAKAIRIADDMLKRGVYAIGFGYPIVPEGTARIRIQVSDALSYTDMDYAIDVIKESVRGY
- the tdh gene encoding L-threonine 3-dehydrogenase; this encodes MAVMKVVKKESPGKGISISSASIPVAGPDEVLIKVKLAGICGTDLHIFKWDNWSKNRIKLPLIIGHEFVGEIVDIGSNVKHLRKGQRVSGEGHITCGHCRYCQNGRGHICQDVKIIGVDMDGCFAEYISIPARNIWPVHEAIPDRYAALFDPLGNAMHTVMTQPVAMKTILITGAGAIGLFAITIAKVNGAEKIIVVEPNSFKRELAVKVGADFVFDSSDDDIKEKIMDITEGNGPDIFLEMSGNPGALRMGLDLLSNGGTASLLGIPEREVPINIANEIIFKGITIHGIVGRRMFETWYQCQSFLLRDGKSIDPVVTHTVSIDNIEDGFHIMENNMAGKVVVEIGN
- the gcvT gene encoding glycine cleavage system aminomethyltransferase GcvT; translation: MKKTVLYETHCSLGGKMVEFAGWALPVQYSGIIEEHERVRNAAGLFDVSHMGEIMIGGPDAEKFVQKIVTNNVKDMDTGRVQYSPMCYPDGGIVDDILIYKFADTKYFLVVNASNADKDFKWMKDNIEGKVEIRDVSNEYAQLALQGPKAQKILKMLTDFSLEAIKPFRFEQKVVIAGVDTIVSRTGYTGEDGFELYIRPQNAEHVWDRIIEAGKTEGLVPAGLGARDTLRFEAALPLYGQEISEDITPIEAGLERFVKFDKGDFIGRDALLKQKEKGPDRKLVGFEMIDRGVPRSHYIVQVGSMEIGFVTSGNFSPTLKKNIGIALLKKEYCEIGTDIEIVIRNKAMKARVIKLPFYSKKRRISL
- the gcvPA gene encoding aminomethyl-transferring glycine dehydrogenase subunit GcvPA — encoded protein: MSRYIPNTLEQHESILEDIKKESLDDLFKDIPESLKQKGRLNIPEAMSELELTKHMEGLATKNASTDEYICFLGAGAYDHYIPSVIKHMLMRGEFYTAYTPYQPEISQGTLQAIFEYQTMICELTGMDVSNASMYDGATAAAEAVLLACNLKRRKKALASKSLHPEFREVIKTYAAFNGIEIEEVEFKDGITDVNDLENKFTKDTAAFVVQNPNFFGAIEKMEDVSRITKVSGGLFIVVVDPVSLAVLKPPAEFDADIVIGEGQALGNPLSFGGPYLGFFAVTKDLMRRMPGRIVGQTTDVYGNRGFVLTMQTREQHIRREKATSNICTNQALNALAATIYLTIMGKKGLKEVANLCIQKSHYTLEKLIETGKFTPAFTAPFFKEFVVRIKDETFTIQELNKKLLKEKIIGGYELGKNYAALKDAWLIAVTEKRTKEEIDRLGGLI
- the gcvPB gene encoding aminomethyl-transferring glycine dehydrogenase subunit GcvPB; the protein is MKEKALIFEVSRPGRIAYSLPACDVPQKEMGQLIPPEYLRERDFELPEVSEVDVVRHFVALSRLNYGVDTGFYPLGSCTMKYNPKINEDLATLKGFTSVHPYQSEDTVQGCLEIIYKTGEMLAEITGMEKVSLQPAAGAHGELTGLMIIKAYHKHNGDIKRKKILVPDSAHGTNPASAAFAGFEVLQVESDEKGNVDINALKSLMGDDIAGLMLTNPNTLGLFEEKIKEIADIVHGAGGLLYYDGANTNAILGITRPGDMGFDIVHLNLHKTFSTPHGGGGPGSGPIGVVSKLVPFLPLPVIEFKEGRYYFDYDRPLSIGKIKSFYGNFLVAVKTYAYILSMGPDGLKRASETAVLNANYVMEKLKEYYTLPYHRPCMHEFVISAQKQKEFGVSALDIAKRLMDYGFHPPTVYFPLIVKEALMIEPTETESRETLDRFIEAMISIAKEAENNPEIVKKAPHNTPIGRLDEIKAAREPVLRWKRKE
- the gcvH gene encoding glycine cleavage system protein GcvH, yielding MNIEKGLKYSKEHEWVRVEGNRAYIGITDYAQNALGDVVFVELPETGADLETGDTLGVVESVKAASDIYTPVSGTVVEVNDELSESPEKINESPYEAWIAVIELNDFSQLDDLMDEYEYEQFCSKEG